From Acidimicrobiales bacterium, one genomic window encodes:
- a CDS encoding LCP family protein, whose amino-acid sequence MSSSGTVVVRRTWPQRLVILCSLGIIAAAIGASWFLNDVYESFTDLGRVEFAADVLITDTDPGEPVNFLLIGEDSAEGLDPDDPAGFAREVDPRGFQADSITILRVNPTTGQAWVLSLPRDLLVDVRGTERKINSLLLVEGHELLVETITANFGITINHFMSLDFLGFREVVDELGGIPVWFAHPARDYKPSTGENPSGLNITTAGCHVLDGEQSLQYVRSRFYQELIDGDWTTVGNSDFGRVERQQDFLVLALERAIDRGARNPTQLASLIAAGASSLVLDAELTVAELIDVGEAFSNFNPENLDRYSIEVSTIFDGSTYVGERAIEGRNDEIFAIFRGDADLRSASDVAFELYGTDQSETERIAVELGAQGFTIGRTFTVDRAETGNVVVYPTGERAAAETVARYLLPIPRLVEDPGAAGLSVVLGTEHEQVLIFYPHDVPTMRAAVAAQGDGPVPSLDGATEIGTTSTSGTLPTTTSAPESTTTTSTPESTTTTTTIPTDEPAAPTTTGGIIGRPPEGQSCS is encoded by the coding sequence ATGTCCTCGTCCGGCACCGTCGTCGTTCGGCGCACGTGGCCACAACGTCTCGTGATCCTCTGCTCCCTCGGTATCATCGCCGCGGCCATCGGCGCGTCGTGGTTCCTCAACGACGTCTACGAGTCGTTCACCGACCTCGGACGTGTCGAGTTCGCGGCCGATGTCCTCATCACCGACACCGACCCGGGCGAGCCGGTCAACTTCCTCCTGATCGGGGAGGACAGCGCCGAGGGGCTCGACCCCGACGACCCGGCCGGTTTCGCGCGTGAGGTCGATCCGCGTGGGTTCCAGGCCGACAGCATCACCATCTTGCGGGTGAACCCCACGACCGGACAGGCCTGGGTGCTGTCGCTCCCGCGTGATCTGCTGGTCGATGTCCGAGGGACGGAACGCAAGATCAACTCGTTGCTCCTGGTGGAGGGGCACGAGCTCCTCGTCGAGACGATCACAGCGAACTTCGGGATCACGATCAACCACTTCATGTCGCTCGACTTCCTCGGTTTCCGCGAGGTCGTCGACGAACTCGGCGGCATCCCGGTGTGGTTCGCGCATCCGGCCCGCGACTACAAGCCGTCGACCGGCGAGAACCCGAGTGGTCTCAACATCACGACGGCCGGGTGCCATGTGCTCGACGGCGAGCAGTCGCTGCAGTACGTGCGCTCACGCTTCTACCAGGAGCTGATCGACGGAGACTGGACGACCGTGGGCAACTCCGATTTCGGTCGCGTCGAACGCCAGCAGGATTTCCTGGTGCTCGCGCTGGAACGGGCCATCGACCGGGGCGCGCGCAATCCGACCCAGCTCGCGTCGCTCATCGCCGCAGGCGCGTCGAGCCTCGTGCTCGATGCCGAACTCACCGTCGCCGAGCTGATCGACGTCGGCGAGGCGTTCAGCAACTTCAATCCCGAGAACCTCGACCGCTACAGCATCGAGGTCAGCACGATCTTCGACGGGTCCACCTATGTCGGTGAGCGGGCGATCGAGGGGCGCAACGACGAGATCTTCGCGATCTTCAGGGGCGACGCCGACCTGCGTAGTGCGAGCGACGTCGCCTTCGAGCTCTACGGAACCGATCAGTCCGAGACCGAGCGCATCGCGGTCGAGCTCGGCGCCCAGGGCTTCACGATCGGACGTACGTTCACGGTCGACCGGGCCGAGACCGGCAACGTGGTCGTGTATCCGACGGGGGAGCGGGCAGCGGCCGAGACGGTCGCCCGCTACCTGCTGCCGATTCCGCGTCTGGTGGAAGACCCGGGCGCTGCGGGCCTGTCGGTCGTCCTCGGCACCGAACACGAGCAGGTGCTGATCTTCTATCCCCATGACGTGCCGACCATGCGCGCCGCGGTCGCCGCGCAGGGCGACGGTCCGGTGCCGTCGCTCGACGGCGCGACCGAGATCGGCACCACGAGCACGTCGGGCACCCTCCCGACCACGACGAGCGCTCCCGAGTCGACCACCACGACGAGCACCCCCGAGTCGACCACCACGACGACCACCATCCCCACCGACGAGCCGGCCGCACCCACGACGACCGGCGGGATCATCGGCCGACCGCCCGAAGGCCAGTCCTGCAGCTAG
- a CDS encoding biotin--[acetyl-CoA-carboxylase] ligase translates to MDPSDATSADGFLPLSSATAKAVGPGPLRHVASTGSTNTDLADEARAGDSSGTVLVTDHQTAGRGRLDRVWEDVPGDALLVSFRIPTPATGAGGVVRALGAAARAAVDGLCRDRVLAKWPNDLVVVDGAAPGKLAGLLAEFVGGDTPCVVVGIGINIRPVADLPGATSMVECGGPDDRDRVLAALLEELGPRLADGSGVLDDLRTHSATIGSRVRVEMPDGIELRGDAVDLTADGELVVQSDDGVDHVVSTGDVVHLRSA, encoded by the coding sequence ATGGACCCCTCTGATGCGACATCTGCCGACGGCTTTCTGCCGCTGAGTTCCGCGACCGCGAAGGCGGTCGGCCCCGGGCCGCTGCGACATGTCGCCTCGACCGGGTCGACCAACACCGATCTGGCCGACGAGGCACGCGCCGGCGACTCGTCCGGCACGGTGCTCGTGACAGATCACCAGACCGCCGGGCGGGGCCGCCTCGACCGGGTCTGGGAGGACGTCCCCGGCGACGCGCTCCTCGTGAGCTTCCGCATCCCGACCCCGGCCACGGGGGCCGGTGGCGTGGTGCGGGCGCTCGGCGCCGCGGCCCGGGCCGCCGTCGACGGACTCTGTCGTGACCGCGTGTTGGCCAAGTGGCCGAACGATCTCGTGGTGGTCGACGGAGCCGCGCCGGGAAAGCTCGCCGGCCTGCTGGCCGAGTTCGTCGGGGGCGACACCCCCTGCGTCGTGGTCGGCATCGGGATCAACATCCGCCCGGTGGCCGATCTGCCGGGGGCGACGTCGATGGTCGAGTGTGGGGGGCCCGACGACCGTGATCGGGTGCTGGCGGCGCTGCTGGAGGAGCTCGGACCCCGGCTCGCCGACGGTTCGGGTGTGCTCGACGATCTCCGCACGCATTCGGCCACGATCGGTTCCCGGGTGCGGGTCGAGATGCCCGACGGGATCGAGCTGCGGGGCGATGCCGTCGACCTGACCGCCGACGGCGAACTGGTCGTACAGAGCGACGACGGGGTCGACCATGTGGTGTCGACGGGCGACGTGGTGCATCTCCGGAGTGCGTGA
- a CDS encoding acetyl-CoA carboxylase biotin carboxylase subunit has product MFNKVLIANRGEIAVRVIRACRELGVATVAVYSELDREALHVRLADEAYALGGQTAAESYLDTEAILDAIEKSGADAVHPGYGFFSENADFARAITDRGVTFIGPRPEAIEVMGDKISAREAAEKVGVHGVPGSTDILTDAATVIAFGEEHGWPVAIKAAYGGGGRGMKVVRNAEEAADQLDSARREALSYFGRDECYMERYLTKPRHVEVQILADSHGNCVYLGTRDCSAQRRHQKLIEEAPAAGIPDDIIAAMGEAAVAVAKGCDYVNAGTVEFLYEDGGFHYLEMNTRLQVEHPASEMITGVDLVEQQLRIASGEPLPFTQDDIEVRGHAIEIRINAEDPAGGAFLPSPGPITTLKTPDGFGTRFDTGYESGDEISQFYDNLIGKLIVWGRDRDVAINRALRALRELVVEGVATTIPADVAILEHPDFVANEHSTKWVEEVLDLSGVGATPAASADADDAPKVKRDLDVEVNGKRFSVSMWVPESAPAAGGGGAPRARRSGGGGGGGGGAGSGEVAVPMQGTIVKIVVEVGDEVAVGDPIVVLEAMKMENNVGAEKAGTIKEIRVAVGDSVGGGDIVAVIE; this is encoded by the coding sequence GTGTTCAACAAGGTATTGATCGCCAACCGCGGTGAGATCGCCGTCCGAGTCATTCGCGCCTGCCGCGAACTCGGCGTCGCCACCGTTGCCGTGTACTCCGAACTCGACCGCGAGGCGCTCCACGTGCGCCTCGCCGACGAGGCCTACGCACTCGGCGGCCAGACCGCCGCCGAGTCGTATCTCGACACCGAGGCCATTCTCGACGCCATCGAGAAGAGCGGTGCCGACGCGGTGCACCCGGGCTACGGGTTCTTCTCGGAGAACGCCGACTTCGCCCGGGCCATCACCGACCGGGGCGTGACCTTCATCGGTCCACGGCCCGAGGCCATCGAGGTGATGGGCGACAAGATCTCCGCTCGCGAAGCGGCCGAGAAGGTCGGCGTGCACGGGGTCCCCGGCTCGACCGACATCCTCACCGACGCGGCCACGGTCATCGCGTTCGGCGAGGAGCACGGCTGGCCCGTCGCGATCAAGGCGGCCTACGGCGGCGGCGGACGGGGAATGAAGGTCGTCCGCAACGCCGAAGAGGCCGCCGACCAGCTCGACTCGGCTCGGCGCGAGGCGCTCTCCTACTTCGGGCGCGACGAGTGCTACATGGAGCGCTACCTCACCAAGCCCCGCCACGTCGAGGTGCAGATCCTCGCCGACAGCCACGGCAACTGCGTGTATCTCGGCACCCGCGACTGTTCGGCGCAGCGGCGCCACCAGAAGCTCATCGAGGAGGCACCGGCGGCGGGCATCCCCGACGACATCATCGCGGCGATGGGTGAGGCAGCCGTGGCCGTCGCGAAGGGCTGCGACTATGTCAACGCCGGCACCGTCGAGTTCCTCTACGAGGATGGCGGCTTCCACTATCTCGAGATGAACACCCGCCTCCAGGTCGAGCATCCGGCCAGCGAGATGATCACCGGCGTCGACCTCGTCGAGCAGCAGCTGCGCATCGCCTCGGGCGAGCCGCTGCCGTTCACCCAGGACGACATCGAGGTCCGCGGCCACGCGATCGAGATCCGCATCAACGCCGAGGATCCTGCCGGCGGCGCCTTCCTTCCCTCCCCCGGCCCGATCACCACGCTGAAGACACCCGACGGCTTCGGGACCCGCTTCGACACCGGCTACGAGTCGGGTGACGAGATCAGCCAGTTCTACGACAACCTCATCGGCAAGCTCATCGTGTGGGGCCGAGACCGCGACGTCGCGATCAACCGGGCGCTGCGGGCCCTGCGCGAGCTCGTTGTCGAGGGCGTGGCGACCACGATCCCGGCCGATGTCGCCATCCTCGAGCATCCCGACTTCGTCGCCAACGAGCACTCGACCAAGTGGGTCGAAGAGGTCCTGGATCTCTCCGGCGTGGGTGCGACCCCGGCTGCGTCCGCCGACGCCGACGACGCGCCCAAGGTCAAGCGGGACCTCGATGTCGAGGTCAACGGCAAGCGCTTCTCCGTCTCGATGTGGGTCCCCGAATCCGCACCGGCCGCCGGTGGCGGAGGCGCACCGCGTGCCCGCCGCTCCGGGGGTGGAGGCGGCGGTGGCGGCGGCGCCGGATCGGGCGAGGTCGCCGTGCCGATGCAGGGCACCATCGTCAAGATCGTCGTCGAAGTCGGCGACGAGGTGGCGGTCGGCGATCCGATCGTCGTGCTCGAAGCCATGAAGATGGAGAACAACGTCGGCGCCGAGAAAGCCGGCACCATCAAGGAGATCCGGGTCGCCGTGGGCGACTCCGTGGGCGGCGGCGACATCGTCGCCGTCATCGAGTAA
- a CDS encoding UDP-glucose/GDP-mannose dehydrogenase family protein: MTSKIAVIGTGYVGLTTGACFAHLGHDVICADVVPEKVERLRNGDVPIHEAGLTELVQEGIDTGRLSFVLGAENAVGDAEFIYLCVPTPQSADGSADLSYLQSAAAEISAHLQPGAIVVNKSTVPVGSTRLVEQAMKRADIPVVSNPEFLREGTAVDDFLNPDRVVIGADDQAAAGRVAALYLGVRAPVMVTDPASAETCKYAANAFLATKLSFTNAIAAVCEAVGADVNDVLLGMGYDHRIGHEFLRPGPGWGGSCFPKDSRAIISIAEDAGYDFALMRGVVTVNDEQFDRIVRKVGSVTPLDGARIALLGLAFKAGTDDTRESPALAVARRLIAAGATVRGYDPAVKEVDIDGLEVVDDAYAACENANALVIATEWDDFKWLDLDKIAASMAEKHIVDARNLLDRGAVKRRGFSYQGVGRN; the protein is encoded by the coding sequence ATGACGAGCAAGATCGCAGTAATCGGCACCGGCTATGTCGGCCTCACGACCGGCGCGTGCTTCGCCCACCTGGGCCACGACGTGATCTGCGCCGATGTCGTCCCGGAGAAGGTCGAGCGCCTGCGCAACGGCGATGTCCCGATCCACGAGGCGGGTCTCACCGAACTCGTCCAGGAGGGCATCGACACCGGGAGGCTCAGCTTCGTTCTCGGGGCCGAGAACGCCGTCGGCGACGCCGAGTTCATCTACCTGTGCGTTCCGACGCCGCAATCGGCCGACGGTTCCGCCGATCTGAGCTACCTCCAGTCGGCCGCAGCCGAGATCAGCGCGCACCTCCAGCCGGGCGCGATCGTGGTCAACAAGTCCACGGTGCCCGTCGGATCCACCCGGCTGGTGGAGCAGGCCATGAAGCGGGCCGACATCCCCGTCGTGTCGAATCCCGAGTTCCTTCGCGAAGGCACCGCCGTCGACGACTTCCTGAATCCCGACCGTGTGGTGATCGGGGCCGACGACCAGGCGGCAGCCGGGCGTGTGGCCGCGTTGTACCTCGGTGTGCGGGCTCCGGTGATGGTCACCGATCCCGCATCGGCCGAGACCTGCAAGTACGCGGCCAACGCCTTCCTGGCCACGAAGCTGTCGTTCACCAACGCCATCGCCGCCGTGTGCGAAGCCGTGGGCGCCGACGTCAACGACGTGCTGCTCGGCATGGGCTACGACCACCGGATCGGTCACGAGTTCCTCCGACCCGGCCCCGGCTGGGGCGGTTCGTGCTTCCCCAAGGACAGCCGGGCGATCATCTCGATCGCCGAGGACGCGGGCTACGACTTCGCGCTGATGCGTGGCGTCGTCACCGTGAACGACGAGCAATTCGATCGGATCGTGCGCAAGGTCGGTTCGGTCACGCCGCTCGACGGCGCCCGCATCGCGCTGCTCGGACTCGCCTTCAAGGCGGGAACCGACGACACCCGTGAATCACCGGCGCTGGCCGTGGCCCGTCGACTCATCGCCGCCGGTGCCACGGTCCGCGGCTACGACCCGGCCGTGAAGGAGGTCGACATCGACGGCCTCGAAGTGGTCGACGACGCCTACGCCGCGTGCGAGAACGCGAACGCGCTCGTCATCGCGACCGAGTGGGACGACTTCAAGTGGCTCGATCTCGACAAGATCGCCGCCAGCATGGCCGAGAAGCACATCGTCGACGCGCGCAACCTGCTCGACCGTGGCGCCGTCAAGCGCCGCGGCTTCTCCTACCAGGGTGTGGGGCGCAACTGA
- a CDS encoding UDP-glucuronic acid decarboxylase family protein, translating to MARVVVTGGAGFLGSHLCDRLAERGDQVVCIDSLVTGNLDNIAHLVDTPGFEFIEHDVSNYVHVDGEVDAVLHFASPASPIDYLEMPIQTLKVGSLGTHNTLGLAKAKDATFFIASTSEVYGDPHEHPQRETYWGNVNPVGPRGVYDEAKRFAEAMTMAYHRYHDLDTRIVRIFNTYGPKMRTNDGRVVSNFIVQALNGENLTIYGDGSQTRSFCYVDDEVRGLIALLDSNEHDPVNIGNPSEFTVAELAEIVVDVVNSASEVEYHPLPVDDPTQRRPDITRAKELLGWEPVVELREGIERTAAYFARVLADTASA from the coding sequence ATGGCGCGTGTCGTGGTGACCGGCGGTGCCGGTTTCCTCGGTTCGCATCTGTGTGACCGCCTCGCCGAGCGCGGCGATCAGGTCGTCTGCATCGACAGCCTGGTGACCGGCAACCTCGACAACATCGCTCACCTGGTCGACACGCCCGGGTTCGAGTTCATCGAGCACGACGTGTCGAACTACGTCCATGTCGACGGCGAGGTCGACGCCGTCCTGCACTTCGCGAGCCCGGCGTCACCGATCGACTACCTGGAGATGCCGATCCAGACCCTGAAGGTCGGCTCGCTCGGCACCCACAACACCCTCGGCCTGGCGAAGGCGAAGGACGCGACGTTCTTCATCGCGTCGACCTCCGAGGTCTACGGCGACCCCCACGAGCACCCGCAGCGCGAGACCTACTGGGGCAATGTCAACCCGGTCGGGCCGCGCGGTGTCTACGACGAGGCGAAGCGCTTCGCCGAGGCGATGACGATGGCCTACCACCGCTATCACGACCTCGACACCCGCATCGTGCGCATCTTCAACACATATGGGCCGAAGATGCGGACCAACGACGGGCGGGTGGTCTCGAACTTCATCGTGCAGGCCCTCAACGGCGAGAACCTCACCATCTACGGCGACGGTTCCCAGACCCGCAGCTTCTGCTACGTCGACGACGAGGTACGGGGCCTGATCGCCCTCCTCGACTCGAACGAGCACGACCCCGTCAACATCGGCAACCCGAGCGAGTTCACCGTGGCGGAGCTCGCCGAGATCGTGGTCGACGTGGTCAACTCCGCGTCCGAGGTGGAGTACCACCCGCTGCCCGTCGACGATCCGACCCAGCGCCGACCCGACATCACCCGAGCCAAGGAGCTGTTGGGCTGGGAGCCGGTGGTCGAGTTGCGCGAGGGCATCGAACGCACCGCGGCGTACTTCGCCCGCGTGCTCGCCGACACCGCGTCGGCCTAG
- a CDS encoding glycosyltransferase family 1 protein, with protein MIRVAANLAWLVPGRVGGSEEYTIRLLSAVIAAAPADIDLRVIGAPALFAAHPGLRAAECVTLRGPQTMRPWRIASESTIVHRATRDADVVHHFGGRVPARNHGNDIVTIHDLQPLQMPENFSAVKRHYLGFVLPRSVRAARMVLTPSEWVASTVVELLGADPADVRPVSSTWDAADHIEANAAEVDGLGDGAVVLYPAVTHPHKRHELLLAAMERLAGLDDDVTLVLTGGTGRAEAAVQAAIERSPVRVVRPGRVSAARLRGLYRQADVLAFPSAYEGFGLPVLEAMRAGVPVVASNATALPEVIGDTGLLVDGADPDRWAEAIVASLHGGADVEARVARARARAEHWSPKAAAERLIDAWRAVS; from the coding sequence ATGATCCGGGTCGCGGCGAATCTCGCCTGGCTGGTGCCCGGTCGGGTCGGGGGAAGTGAGGAATACACGATTCGGCTGCTGTCGGCGGTCATCGCCGCCGCGCCGGCCGACATCGACCTGCGCGTGATCGGGGCGCCGGCACTCTTCGCCGCCCACCCGGGGTTGCGGGCCGCCGAGTGCGTGACGTTGCGCGGCCCACAGACGATGCGACCCTGGCGGATCGCGTCGGAATCGACCATCGTCCACCGGGCCACCCGTGACGCCGACGTCGTCCATCACTTCGGCGGACGGGTACCGGCGCGGAACCACGGCAACGACATCGTCACCATCCACGACCTCCAGCCGCTCCAGATGCCGGAGAACTTCTCCGCCGTCAAGCGGCACTACCTCGGTTTCGTGCTTCCCCGGTCGGTGCGGGCGGCCCGCATGGTGCTGACGCCGTCGGAGTGGGTCGCGTCGACCGTGGTCGAACTGCTCGGCGCCGACCCGGCGGATGTACGGCCCGTGTCGTCGACATGGGACGCCGCCGACCACATCGAGGCGAACGCCGCGGAGGTCGACGGGCTCGGCGACGGTGCGGTCGTGCTCTATCCGGCCGTGACCCACCCGCACAAGCGTCACGAACTCCTGCTCGCAGCCATGGAGCGGCTCGCTGGGCTCGACGACGACGTCACGCTGGTGCTGACCGGGGGTACCGGGCGGGCGGAGGCGGCCGTGCAGGCTGCGATCGAGCGGTCGCCGGTTCGGGTGGTTCGGCCCGGGCGCGTGTCGGCGGCACGTCTGCGGGGCCTCTATCGCCAGGCCGACGTCCTCGCCTTTCCGTCCGCCTACGAAGGATTCGGCTTGCCGGTGTTGGAGGCGATGCGGGCCGGCGTTCCGGTGGTGGCGTCCAACGCCACCGCACTGCCCGAGGTGATCGGCGACACGGGCCTGCTGGTCGACGGGGCGGACCCGGACCGTTGGGCCGAGGCGATCGTCGCCTCGTTGCACGGGGGCGCCGATGTCGAGGCCCGGGTGGCGCGGGCCCGAGCCCGCGCCGAGCACTGGAGCCCGAAGGCGGCCGCCGAGCGGTTGATCGACGCGTGGCGAGCGGTGAGCTGA
- a CDS encoding GDP-L-fucose synthase: MAAFEQQRILITGGTGFLGQAVQAALRARGVTDIHTPSSTDVDFTDRAAADAAVAATRPDCVIHLAARVGGIGANMANPATLYLDNLLLGTNVIEAARVAGVAKTVVVGTICSYPKHTPVPFHESSLWTGYPEETNAPYGIAKLAQLTHLQANRQQYDQCGIYLMPTNLYGPGDKFHPDVSHVIPALIRKCVLAREEGAEEIEVWGTGSASREFLYVDDAADGIVKAAELYDGAEPVNLGADRELLIKELVEIVAELTGFQGRIRWDGSKPDGQPRRCVDATRARELFGFVAETDFREGLAATIEWFEANRELAESRRN; the protein is encoded by the coding sequence ATGGCTGCGTTCGAACAACAGCGAATCCTCATCACCGGCGGCACCGGATTTCTCGGCCAGGCGGTCCAGGCAGCGCTTCGAGCCCGCGGCGTGACCGACATCCACACCCCGAGCAGCACCGATGTCGACTTCACCGACCGCGCCGCGGCCGACGCCGCGGTGGCTGCGACCCGCCCCGACTGCGTGATCCATCTGGCTGCCCGCGTCGGCGGCATCGGCGCCAACATGGCGAACCCGGCGACGCTCTATCTCGACAATCTCCTGCTCGGCACCAACGTGATCGAGGCTGCCCGCGTGGCCGGTGTGGCGAAGACCGTGGTGGTGGGAACCATCTGCTCCTACCCGAAGCACACGCCCGTGCCCTTCCACGAGAGCTCGCTGTGGACGGGATACCCCGAGGAGACCAACGCGCCCTACGGCATCGCGAAGCTCGCCCAACTCACCCATCTCCAGGCCAACCGTCAGCAATACGACCAGTGCGGCATCTACCTGATGCCGACCAACCTCTACGGGCCGGGCGACAAGTTCCATCCCGACGTCTCCCACGTCATTCCCGCACTGATCCGCAAGTGCGTGCTCGCCCGCGAGGAGGGCGCCGAGGAGATCGAGGTGTGGGGCACCGGGTCGGCATCGCGCGAGTTCCTCTATGTCGACGATGCAGCCGACGGCATCGTGAAGGCCGCCGAGCTCTACGACGGCGCCGAGCCCGTCAACCTCGGGGCCGATCGCGAACTCCTGATCAAGGAGCTCGTCGAGATCGTGGCCGAACTCACCGGCTTCCAGGGCCGCATCCGCTGGGACGGGTCCAAGCCCGACGGTCAACCGCGTCGCTGTGTCGACGCGACGCGCGCACGGGAGCTGTTCGGCTTCGTCGCCGAGACCGACTTCCGGGAGGGCCTCGCGGCGACGATCGAATGGTTCGAGGCCAACCGCGAGCTCGCCGAGTCCCGTCGCAACTAG
- a CDS encoding glycosyltransferase family 1 protein, translating into MPRVAAVVEQCWHRVPGGTATSTVRTLDAIARRGNWDVVGVAAHHRESPSTLATPTIPVVQLPLGRRVLYESWHRFRRPALGRWVGPVDVVHATGGVVPPPGRAALAVTVHDLAFLHRPEHFTRHGVSFMTRSFDLARATAGVIMVPSQVTADDCAAHGVAPDRIVVVPWGVAPAEVTDPDRERVRRTYGLPDTFVLWVGSAEPRKNLPALVEAVRRVDGEVPLVLAGPAGWGIDVEEIVAPTHVRHIGQVPADDLAVLFDLASVFALPSLLEGFGMPVLEAMAQGTAVVTSAGTSTEEIVGDAGVVVDPTDVDALAAAIGDLLGDDRRRAQVAQAGRRRAESMTWDRTAERTEAAYERARG; encoded by the coding sequence ATGCCTCGTGTCGCCGCCGTCGTCGAACAGTGCTGGCATCGGGTGCCGGGCGGGACGGCGACGTCGACGGTGCGCACGCTCGACGCGATCGCTCGTCGCGGGAACTGGGACGTCGTCGGGGTCGCCGCCCACCATCGCGAGTCGCCGTCGACCCTCGCGACGCCGACCATCCCGGTCGTGCAGCTTCCCCTCGGGCGTCGCGTCCTGTACGAGTCGTGGCATCGGTTCCGTCGTCCGGCCCTCGGACGGTGGGTCGGGCCGGTCGACGTGGTCCACGCCACCGGCGGCGTCGTCCCCCCGCCGGGGCGCGCCGCGCTGGCGGTGACGGTCCACGACCTCGCCTTCCTGCACCGGCCGGAGCACTTCACCCGCCACGGTGTGTCCTTCATGACCCGCAGCTTCGATCTGGCCCGGGCCACCGCGGGGGTGATCATGGTGCCATCGCAGGTCACGGCGGACGACTGCGCCGCGCACGGGGTCGCCCCGGACCGGATCGTCGTCGTGCCGTGGGGTGTCGCCCCGGCGGAGGTGACCGACCCGGACCGCGAGCGCGTGCGTCGCACCTACGGCCTGCCGGACACCTTCGTGCTCTGGGTGGGAAGTGCGGAGCCTCGCAAGAACCTGCCGGCGCTGGTGGAGGCGGTCCGCCGTGTCGACGGCGAGGTGCCGCTCGTGCTCGCGGGTCCTGCCGGATGGGGGATCGACGTCGAAGAGATCGTCGCTCCCACCCATGTCCGCCACATCGGGCAGGTGCCCGCCGACGATCTGGCGGTGCTGTTCGACCTCGCCTCGGTGTTCGCGCTCCCGAGCCTGCTCGAGGGGTTCGGGATGCCGGTGCTCGAGGCCATGGCGCAGGGGACGGCGGTGGTGACGAGCGCCGGTACCTCGACCGAGGAGATCGTCGGCGATGCCGGAGTGGTCGTCGACCCGACCGACGTCGACGCGTTGGCTGCGGCCATCGGGGATCTGCTCGGCGACGACCGACGCCGCGCACAGGTCGCGCAGGCCGGCCGACGGCGTGCCGAGTCGATGACGTGGGACAGGACCGCCGAGCGCACCGAGGCCGCCTACGAGCGGGCGCGGGGATGA